In the Choloepus didactylus isolate mChoDid1 chromosome 5, mChoDid1.pri, whole genome shotgun sequence genome, one interval contains:
- the ZNF786 gene encoding zinc finger protein 786 isoform X1, which translates to MTTWMNLEDIMLSELPLTFEDVAIYFTEQEWQNLEVWQKELYQHVMRTNYETLVFLDDGIPKPELISWIEQGGDFFRNCEESQISENIICFSTYKHFDPVIEGQLFGGSQKAVYKGEIKCHFQLDSLPSQYSFGPSLGKSEEVTFRPEQGVTLMNPDRHDTQALIPVLPSSRESSQRERIPSHKTSDLRGFQEVSFWQSTHYPCPVCGESFWIKIHLVKHERSHLKDQPRRSWKKFNKQADPQHQWTVPQGQRCFQCNDCDKTFHLKQYLLRHLAVHAGTSPFQCPECKVYFHHKRTFLNHHLMHKGEKPFQYPKFEKSFLQNNMPAPQCQNSGEGAISCPTCNMALSEKSELSSMLPGEKLSESPDCDESFLLKEGTEALQHDHCGERPFSCPECNACFPTRSQLTSHFRVHTGEESFQCLECNKSCLLNGLLKVHQRVDSEERPFSCRKYEKRFTKQCQLMEHIRVHSGEETFWCAECGRNFSLKGQLLRHQRLHTDKKHFQCPEGDLSFRLKSMLKAHQLRHTGEKPFSCSECGRGFIHQCKLREHLRLHSGEKPFQCPECDKSFRLKGILKAHQRTHSKERPFSCGECGKGFTRQSKLTEHFRVHSGERPFQCCECDRRFRLKGQLLSHQRLHTGERPFQCPECDKSYRVKADMKAHQLLHSEEMPFSCECGKGFTKQSKLTEHIRTHTGEKPFQCPKCDKRFRLKSQLLSHQGLHTGERPFHCPECNKNFRERGHMLRHQRIHRPERPFSCGDCGKGFIYKSKLEQHLRVHTKSCSAPNEPDIKKRLSQLYAMIEADWS; encoded by the exons atgacaacatggatgaatcttgaggatattatgctgagtgaa cTACCTCTTACTTTTGAGGATGTTGCCATTTATTTCACGGAGCAGGAATGGCAGAATCTAGAGGTTTGGCAGAAGGAGCTTTACCAGCATGTAATGAGAACCAATTATGAGACTCTTGTTTTTCTAG ATGATGGAATTCCTAAACCAGAACTAATATCCTGGATTGAACAAGGGGGAGATTTCTTCAGAAATTGCGAAGAATCACAGATATCAGAAAACATAATTTGTTTCTCTACTTATAAGCATTTTGATCCTGTTATTGAGGGGCAGCTGTTTGGGG gaaGCCAAAAAGCAGTatataaaggagaaattaaatGCCATTTCCAATTAGACTCTCTTCCTAGCCAGTATTCCTTTGGACCCTCATTAGGAAAAAGTGAAGAAGTTACCTTTAGGCCTGAACAAGGGGTCACCCTCATGAATCCAGACAGACATGACACACAGGCTCTAATTCCAGTGCTGCCCAGCTCCAGGGAATCTAGCCAAAGGGAAAGAATCCCAAGTCACAAAACTTCAGATCTACGTGGCTTCCAGGAAGTCTCCTTCTGGCAAAGTACCCACTACCCTTGCCCTGTCTGTGGGGAAAGCTTTTGGATAAAGATCCACTTAGTGAAACATGAAAGGAGCCACCTAAAGGACCAGCCTCGTAGGTCTTGGAAGAAATTCAATAAACAAGCTGATCCACAGCATCAGTGGACTGTCCCTCAGGGTCAGAGGTGCTTCCAGTGTAATGACTGTGATAAGACCTTCCACCTGAAGCAGTACTTGCTTAGACATCTGGCTGTACATGCAGGGACCAGCCCCTTCCAGTGTCCTGAATGTAAAGTGTACTTCCACCACAAGAGGACCTTTCTCAATCACCACCTCATGCACAAGGGGGAGAAGCCTTTCCAATACCCCAAATTTGAAAAGAGTTTTCTCCAGAATAACATGCCAGCTCCTCAGTGCCAAAACAGTGGAGAGGGGGCAATCTCTTGTCCAACATGCAATATGGCCTTGTCTGAGAAGTCTGAGCTCTCCAGCATGCTCCCAGGAGAGAAGCTATCTGAGTCCCCTGACTGTGATGAGAGCTTCCTCCTGAAGGAGGGCACAGAGGCGCTCCAGCATGACCATTGTGGGGAAAGGCCATTCTCTTGTCCTGAGTGCAATGCATGCTTCCCTACAAGGTCTCAGCTGACCAGTCACTTCAGAGTGCACACAGGAGAAGAGTCCTTTCAGTGTCTAGAGTGCAACAAGAGTTGCCTCCTGAATGGCTTGCTGAAGGTCCACCAGCGTGTAGACAGCGAAGAGAGACCATTTTCCTGTAGGAAGTATGAGAAGAGGTTCACCAAACAATGTCAACTCATGGAACACATCAGAGTACACAGTGGGGAGGAGACTTTCTGGTGTGCTGAATGTGGCAGGAACTTCTCCCTAAAGGGACAACTGCTGAGACACCAGCGTCTGCATACAGACAAGAAGCACTTTCAGTGCCCAGAGGGTGATTTGAGCTTCCGTCTGAAGAGCATGCTGAAAGCCCACCAGCTCagacacactggagagaagccattTTCTTGCAGTGAGTGTGGCCGAGGCTTCATCCACCAGTGTAAGCTCCGCGAACACCTGAGACTGCACAGTGGGGAAAAGCCTTTCCAGTGCCCTGAGTGTGACAAGAGTTTCCGCCTGAAGGGTATTCTGAAGGCTCACCAGCGTACCCACAGCAAAGAGAGGCCGTTCTCTTGTGGGGAGTGTGGCAAAGGCTTTACCAGACAGTCTAAACTCACCGAACACTTCAGAGTACACAGTGGGGAGAGGCCCTTCCAGTGCTGTGAGTGTGACAGGAGGTTCCGCCTGAAGGGGCAGCTGCTTAGTCACCAGCGCCTGCACACAGGAGAGAGACCCTTTCAGTGCCCGGAGTGTGACAAGAGCTATCGTGTGAAGGCCGACATGAAGGCCCACCAGCTTCTGCACAGTGAGGAAATGCCATTCTCTTGTGAGTGTGGTAAGGGCTTTACTAAACAGTCTAAACTCACTGAACACATTAGAACACACACAGGGGAAAAGCCTTTTCAGTGTCCCAAATGTGACAAGAGATTCCGCTTGAAGTCACAGCTTCTCAGCCACCAAGGCCTGCACACAGGAGAAAGACCTTTCCACTGCCCTGAGTGTAATAAAAACTTCCGAGAAAGGGGGCACATGCTTAGGCATCAGCGCATACATAGGCCTGAGAGGCCATTTTCCTGTGGAGACTGTGGCAAGGGTTTCATTTATAAGTCTAAACTTGAGCAACACCTCAGGGTGCACACAAAATCCTGTAGTGCTCCAAATGAGCCTGATATTAAGAAAAGGCTTAGCCAACTGTATGCAATGATAGAAGCTGATTGGAGCTGA
- the ZNF786 gene encoding zinc finger protein 786 isoform X2 yields MATADRPRLPLTFEDVAIYFTEQEWQNLEVWQKELYQHVMRTNYETLVFLDDGIPKPELISWIEQGGDFFRNCEESQISENIICFSTYKHFDPVIEGQLFGGSQKAVYKGEIKCHFQLDSLPSQYSFGPSLGKSEEVTFRPEQGVTLMNPDRHDTQALIPVLPSSRESSQRERIPSHKTSDLRGFQEVSFWQSTHYPCPVCGESFWIKIHLVKHERSHLKDQPRRSWKKFNKQADPQHQWTVPQGQRCFQCNDCDKTFHLKQYLLRHLAVHAGTSPFQCPECKVYFHHKRTFLNHHLMHKGEKPFQYPKFEKSFLQNNMPAPQCQNSGEGAISCPTCNMALSEKSELSSMLPGEKLSESPDCDESFLLKEGTEALQHDHCGERPFSCPECNACFPTRSQLTSHFRVHTGEESFQCLECNKSCLLNGLLKVHQRVDSEERPFSCRKYEKRFTKQCQLMEHIRVHSGEETFWCAECGRNFSLKGQLLRHQRLHTDKKHFQCPEGDLSFRLKSMLKAHQLRHTGEKPFSCSECGRGFIHQCKLREHLRLHSGEKPFQCPECDKSFRLKGILKAHQRTHSKERPFSCGECGKGFTRQSKLTEHFRVHSGERPFQCCECDRRFRLKGQLLSHQRLHTGERPFQCPECDKSYRVKADMKAHQLLHSEEMPFSCECGKGFTKQSKLTEHIRTHTGEKPFQCPKCDKRFRLKSQLLSHQGLHTGERPFHCPECNKNFRERGHMLRHQRIHRPERPFSCGDCGKGFIYKSKLEQHLRVHTKSCSAPNEPDIKKRLSQLYAMIEADWS; encoded by the exons ATGGCCACGGCCGATCGGCCTCGG cTACCTCTTACTTTTGAGGATGTTGCCATTTATTTCACGGAGCAGGAATGGCAGAATCTAGAGGTTTGGCAGAAGGAGCTTTACCAGCATGTAATGAGAACCAATTATGAGACTCTTGTTTTTCTAG ATGATGGAATTCCTAAACCAGAACTAATATCCTGGATTGAACAAGGGGGAGATTTCTTCAGAAATTGCGAAGAATCACAGATATCAGAAAACATAATTTGTTTCTCTACTTATAAGCATTTTGATCCTGTTATTGAGGGGCAGCTGTTTGGGG gaaGCCAAAAAGCAGTatataaaggagaaattaaatGCCATTTCCAATTAGACTCTCTTCCTAGCCAGTATTCCTTTGGACCCTCATTAGGAAAAAGTGAAGAAGTTACCTTTAGGCCTGAACAAGGGGTCACCCTCATGAATCCAGACAGACATGACACACAGGCTCTAATTCCAGTGCTGCCCAGCTCCAGGGAATCTAGCCAAAGGGAAAGAATCCCAAGTCACAAAACTTCAGATCTACGTGGCTTCCAGGAAGTCTCCTTCTGGCAAAGTACCCACTACCCTTGCCCTGTCTGTGGGGAAAGCTTTTGGATAAAGATCCACTTAGTGAAACATGAAAGGAGCCACCTAAAGGACCAGCCTCGTAGGTCTTGGAAGAAATTCAATAAACAAGCTGATCCACAGCATCAGTGGACTGTCCCTCAGGGTCAGAGGTGCTTCCAGTGTAATGACTGTGATAAGACCTTCCACCTGAAGCAGTACTTGCTTAGACATCTGGCTGTACATGCAGGGACCAGCCCCTTCCAGTGTCCTGAATGTAAAGTGTACTTCCACCACAAGAGGACCTTTCTCAATCACCACCTCATGCACAAGGGGGAGAAGCCTTTCCAATACCCCAAATTTGAAAAGAGTTTTCTCCAGAATAACATGCCAGCTCCTCAGTGCCAAAACAGTGGAGAGGGGGCAATCTCTTGTCCAACATGCAATATGGCCTTGTCTGAGAAGTCTGAGCTCTCCAGCATGCTCCCAGGAGAGAAGCTATCTGAGTCCCCTGACTGTGATGAGAGCTTCCTCCTGAAGGAGGGCACAGAGGCGCTCCAGCATGACCATTGTGGGGAAAGGCCATTCTCTTGTCCTGAGTGCAATGCATGCTTCCCTACAAGGTCTCAGCTGACCAGTCACTTCAGAGTGCACACAGGAGAAGAGTCCTTTCAGTGTCTAGAGTGCAACAAGAGTTGCCTCCTGAATGGCTTGCTGAAGGTCCACCAGCGTGTAGACAGCGAAGAGAGACCATTTTCCTGTAGGAAGTATGAGAAGAGGTTCACCAAACAATGTCAACTCATGGAACACATCAGAGTACACAGTGGGGAGGAGACTTTCTGGTGTGCTGAATGTGGCAGGAACTTCTCCCTAAAGGGACAACTGCTGAGACACCAGCGTCTGCATACAGACAAGAAGCACTTTCAGTGCCCAGAGGGTGATTTGAGCTTCCGTCTGAAGAGCATGCTGAAAGCCCACCAGCTCagacacactggagagaagccattTTCTTGCAGTGAGTGTGGCCGAGGCTTCATCCACCAGTGTAAGCTCCGCGAACACCTGAGACTGCACAGTGGGGAAAAGCCTTTCCAGTGCCCTGAGTGTGACAAGAGTTTCCGCCTGAAGGGTATTCTGAAGGCTCACCAGCGTACCCACAGCAAAGAGAGGCCGTTCTCTTGTGGGGAGTGTGGCAAAGGCTTTACCAGACAGTCTAAACTCACCGAACACTTCAGAGTACACAGTGGGGAGAGGCCCTTCCAGTGCTGTGAGTGTGACAGGAGGTTCCGCCTGAAGGGGCAGCTGCTTAGTCACCAGCGCCTGCACACAGGAGAGAGACCCTTTCAGTGCCCGGAGTGTGACAAGAGCTATCGTGTGAAGGCCGACATGAAGGCCCACCAGCTTCTGCACAGTGAGGAAATGCCATTCTCTTGTGAGTGTGGTAAGGGCTTTACTAAACAGTCTAAACTCACTGAACACATTAGAACACACACAGGGGAAAAGCCTTTTCAGTGTCCCAAATGTGACAAGAGATTCCGCTTGAAGTCACAGCTTCTCAGCCACCAAGGCCTGCACACAGGAGAAAGACCTTTCCACTGCCCTGAGTGTAATAAAAACTTCCGAGAAAGGGGGCACATGCTTAGGCATCAGCGCATACATAGGCCTGAGAGGCCATTTTCCTGTGGAGACTGTGGCAAGGGTTTCATTTATAAGTCTAAACTTGAGCAACACCTCAGGGTGCACACAAAATCCTGTAGTGCTCCAAATGAGCCTGATATTAAGAAAAGGCTTAGCCAACTGTATGCAATGATAGAAGCTGATTGGAGCTGA